In Nonomuraea muscovyensis, one genomic interval encodes:
- a CDS encoding PP2C family serine/threonine-protein phosphatase, whose translation MSCPVCEAPVVAGDSFCEACGHPLHAPRCAACDAPAVDAEGYCERCGLRQPTVRDEAETVLDGGAAGVTHKGLRRARNEDAMALLDGGPATPSHAFPRTPSHTVAVVCDGVGSSPRADEASAVAARTAADALARGLGQAEAFELASRAVAKLATSLDDAPACTYVSAVVTAEGASLAWAGDSRAYWLPGGSTGCVPLTEDHAIPTGEITAWLGADAAGVEPHLRAFAPDGPGLLLVCTDGLWRYLDGYAFPPARTPLDLARELLRHALDSGGHDNVTIVLIPLGGQHG comes from the coding sequence ATGAGCTGCCCCGTGTGCGAGGCGCCGGTGGTGGCCGGCGACTCCTTCTGCGAGGCGTGCGGGCACCCGCTGCACGCGCCCCGGTGCGCGGCCTGCGACGCCCCGGCCGTGGACGCCGAGGGCTACTGCGAGCGGTGCGGCCTGCGCCAGCCCACCGTTCGCGACGAGGCCGAGACCGTGCTCGACGGCGGCGCGGCCGGGGTCACCCACAAGGGTCTGCGCCGGGCCCGCAACGAGGACGCGATGGCGCTGCTCGACGGCGGCCCGGCCACCCCTTCGCACGCCTTTCCGCGCACGCCGTCGCACACCGTGGCCGTGGTGTGCGACGGGGTGGGCAGCTCGCCGCGCGCCGACGAGGCGTCGGCCGTGGCGGCGCGGACGGCCGCCGACGCGCTGGCCCGCGGCCTCGGGCAGGCCGAGGCGTTCGAGCTGGCGAGCCGGGCCGTGGCGAAGCTGGCGACCTCGCTGGACGACGCCCCCGCCTGCACGTACGTGTCGGCGGTGGTCACCGCGGAGGGGGCCAGCCTCGCCTGGGCGGGCGACAGCCGGGCGTACTGGCTGCCCGGCGGGTCCACCGGGTGCGTCCCGCTGACCGAGGACCACGCGATCCCGACCGGCGAGATCACCGCCTGGCTCGGCGCCGACGCGGCCGGTGTCGAGCCGCACCTGCGCGCGTTCGCCCCGGACGGGCCGGGGCTGCTGCTGGTGTGCACCGACGGCCTGTGGCGCTACCTCGACGGCTACGCCTTCCCGCCCGCCCGTACCCCGCTCGACCTGGCCCGCGAGCTGCTGCGGCACGCCCTCGACTCGGGCGGCCACGACAACGTGACCATCGTCCTGATCCCCCTAGGAGGACAGCATGGGTGA
- a CDS encoding vWA domain-containing protein, whose product MGDQPTFTLHIDQNKHLPLDGREVHAILTVSSTGAVTTAAAAPAEAAEVIIVDTSGSMSGGKIREARQAAATAVETLRDGVHFAVISGTDKAQVVYPRGQTLVRASPATRKEAQNAIARMSANGGTSIGEWLLLADRLLSAHPDAIRHAILMTDGQNNEGADRFADTLARCSGRFVCDSLGVGSDWVPAELRKVAEALIGEFHFARDQGDLTEFFRRITQTSMSKTVAELAMRVWVPQTATLKFVKQVSPTLIDLTGKRTDVNPLTGDYPTGSWGAEEREYHLCVEVPPGRIGSEIRAGWVKLLRPDTQEVLASGNVLAQWTDDLAQSTRINGKVAHYTGQAELHELIQEGLSARAAGAVDVATARLARARQLATESGRADTARLLDKVVEVDPHSGTARLRSQVDRADEIELDTGSVRTSRLRQGGEGG is encoded by the coding sequence ATGGGTGACCAGCCCACGTTCACGCTCCACATCGACCAGAACAAACACCTCCCCCTCGACGGCCGCGAGGTCCACGCCATCCTGACCGTCTCCTCGACCGGCGCCGTCACCACGGCGGCCGCCGCGCCGGCCGAGGCCGCCGAGGTGATCATCGTGGACACGTCGGGGTCCATGAGCGGCGGCAAGATCCGCGAGGCCCGGCAGGCCGCGGCCACCGCCGTGGAGACGCTGCGCGACGGCGTGCACTTCGCGGTCATCTCCGGCACCGACAAGGCGCAGGTGGTCTATCCCCGCGGGCAGACGCTCGTGCGGGCCTCGCCCGCCACCCGCAAGGAGGCCCAGAACGCCATCGCCCGGATGTCCGCCAACGGCGGCACGTCCATCGGCGAGTGGCTGCTGCTGGCCGACCGGCTGCTGTCGGCGCACCCCGACGCGATCAGGCACGCCATCCTGATGACCGACGGGCAGAACAACGAGGGCGCCGACCGGTTCGCCGACACGCTGGCCCGCTGCTCGGGCCGGTTCGTCTGCGACAGCCTCGGCGTGGGCTCCGACTGGGTCCCGGCCGAGCTGCGCAAGGTGGCCGAGGCGCTGATCGGCGAGTTCCACTTCGCCCGCGACCAGGGCGACCTGACCGAGTTCTTCCGCCGGATCACCCAGACCTCGATGAGCAAGACCGTGGCCGAGCTGGCGATGCGGGTCTGGGTGCCGCAGACCGCGACGCTGAAGTTCGTCAAACAGGTCTCCCCCACCCTCATCGACCTGACCGGCAAGCGGACCGACGTCAACCCGCTGACCGGCGACTACCCGACCGGCTCGTGGGGCGCCGAGGAGCGCGAGTACCACCTGTGCGTCGAGGTGCCGCCCGGCCGGATCGGCAGCGAGATCCGGGCCGGATGGGTCAAGCTGCTGCGCCCCGACACCCAGGAGGTGCTCGCCAGCGGCAACGTGCTGGCCCAGTGGACCGACGACCTGGCCCAGTCCACCCGCATCAACGGCAAGGTCGCGCACTACACGGGGCAGGCGGAGCTGCACGAGCTGATCCAGGAGGGGCTGAGCGCCCGCGCCGCCGGCGCGGTGGACGTCGCCACGGCCCGGCTGGCCAGGGCCAGGCAGCTCGCCACCGAATCGGGGCGCGCCGACACCGCGCGGCTGCTGGACAAGGTGGTCGAGGTCGATCCGCACAGCGGCACGGCCCGGCTGCGCTCCCAGGTGGACAGGGCCGACGAGATCGAGCTCGACACCGGCTCGGTCCGCACCAGCCGGCTGCGCCAGGGCGGGGAGGGCGGCTGA
- a CDS encoding FHA domain-containing protein, producing MTTCPQGHPSGTDDYCDVCGAQLAGAAVAPSPSAAAPAPAAQAGPPGEDCPVCQTPRAGQFCEVCGHDYSGTAPARVAVTGARWEAVTGADRAYYDQVIAQNGPDAHTIAFPPYCPERSFALAGEQVRIGRRSRTRGSDPEIDLSGPPEDPGVSHLHAVLLAQGNDSWALVDPGSANGTRVNGKPVTVNVPVPVGAGDRIHLGAWTVITLREGTP from the coding sequence ATGACGACGTGCCCCCAGGGCCACCCGTCGGGCACCGACGACTACTGCGACGTGTGCGGCGCCCAGCTCGCCGGCGCCGCCGTGGCCCCCTCCCCGTCGGCCGCCGCGCCGGCTCCGGCCGCGCAGGCGGGCCCGCCCGGCGAGGACTGCCCGGTCTGCCAGACCCCTCGGGCCGGGCAGTTCTGCGAGGTGTGCGGGCACGACTACTCCGGCACCGCCCCCGCCCGCGTGGCGGTGACCGGCGCCCGGTGGGAGGCGGTCACCGGCGCCGACCGGGCCTACTACGACCAGGTCATCGCCCAGAACGGCCCCGACGCCCACACCATCGCCTTCCCGCCCTACTGCCCGGAACGCTCGTTCGCCCTCGCCGGCGAGCAGGTGCGGATCGGCCGGCGCAGCAGGACGCGCGGCTCCGATCCGGAGATCGACCTGTCGGGCCCGCCGGAGGACCCGGGCGTCTCGCACCTGCACGCCGTCCTGCTCGCGCAGGGCAACGACTCGTGGGCGCTCGTCGACCCGGGCTCCGCCAACGGCACCCGGGTCAACGGCAAACCCGTCACGGTCAACGTGCCCGTGCCCGTGGGCGCGGGCGACCGCATCCACCTCGGCGCGTGGACGGTCATCACCCTCCGGGAGGGCACGCCATGA
- a CDS encoding transporter substrate-binding domain-containing protein encodes MRRLLAVALTLAALAAAGCAADRPESVVDQDEIVIAVRPDLPSIGHRRSDGTLEGFDVDVGRYIAGRLGKKATFVPVYAAEREQVVTSGRADLVLATYTISMDRKQRVLFAGPYHVSYQDILVRRDETAIRGVRDLKGRRICEVQGANAAERVVEERGVAAEVVPVRDYAACVAALKGGRLDAITTNDVILAGLAIQDGSGLRLVNAQFNEQRTGVGMRKGDVEGCEAVNRAITAMYQDGTAARLLSRWFGKSGLNLSTVAVPQFEGCS; translated from the coding sequence GTGAGACGTCTGCTCGCGGTGGCGCTGACCCTGGCGGCGCTGGCCGCCGCCGGCTGCGCCGCCGACCGGCCCGAGTCGGTCGTGGACCAGGACGAGATCGTCATCGCGGTACGCCCCGACCTGCCCTCGATCGGCCACCGCCGGTCCGACGGGACCCTGGAGGGGTTCGACGTGGACGTCGGCCGCTACATCGCGGGCCGGCTCGGCAAGAAGGCGACGTTCGTGCCGGTGTACGCCGCCGAGCGCGAGCAGGTGGTCACCTCCGGCCGGGCCGACCTGGTGCTGGCCACGTACACGATCAGCATGGACCGCAAGCAGCGGGTGCTGTTCGCCGGGCCGTACCACGTGTCCTACCAGGACATCCTGGTGCGCCGGGACGAGACGGCGATCCGCGGGGTGCGCGATCTGAAGGGCCGGCGCATCTGCGAGGTACAGGGCGCGAACGCCGCCGAGCGCGTCGTGGAGGAGCGCGGGGTGGCGGCCGAGGTGGTGCCGGTGCGCGACTACGCGGCGTGCGTGGCCGCCCTGAAGGGCGGCCGGCTCGACGCCATCACCACCAACGACGTCATCCTGGCCGGGCTCGCCATCCAGGACGGCTCCGGGCTGCGCCTGGTGAACGCCCAGTTCAACGAGCAGCGGACCGGGGTCGGCATGCGCAAGGGCGACGTCGAGGGCTGCGAGGCGGTCAACCGGGCGATCACCGCCATGTACCAGGACGGCACCGCCGCCCGGCTGCTCAGCCGGTGGTTCGGCAAGTCGGGGCTGAACCTGTCGACGGTCGCGGTGCCCCAGTTCGAGGGTTGTTCCTGA